One window of the Colletotrichum destructivum chromosome 4, complete sequence genome contains the following:
- a CDS encoding Class II Aminoacyl-tRNA synthetase/Biotinyl protein ligase (BPL) and lipoyl protein ligase (LPL) — protein sequence MLVPRLAGRQWQRSCFRGAICRGAAPPRQWQALASLSMSSRRAYSSEFPTPTKKTVEVNGQTIPTDTWFNVPKTVLDAASRKLHLQKDHPVYITRQIIESQFPAPTYKYHNSFDPVVSTHQNFDSLGFPADHPGRAKSDTYYFNKDTLLRTHTSAHQAQTFKKNLSDGYLISADVYRRDAIDRSHYPVFHQMEGARMWDRTKVPGGDIAAAVWEDLNSLPKHNVKVEDPHPAFDAERNPLQEGHHTAAEAEAIGAHLKRSLENMVVEIFTRAKAAAAKADPNYKDEPLRVRWVEAYFPFTSPSWELEVYYAGDWLEVLGCGVVKQDICINAGVPQQLGWAFGIGLERIAMLLFQIPDIRLFWSQDERFLSQFRGVSDQLGSMKRFVPFSKHPACPKDVSFWLRSTSAAGGNTKANTQDFHENDFMELVRDIAGERAEDVRLVDEFTHPKTGRRSMCYRINYRSLERTLTNEETNELHSEVTQKLVEKLGVEIR from the exons ATGCTTGTCCCCAGGTTGGCCGGCAGGCAGTGGCAGCGAAGCTGCTTTCGTGGCGCCATCTGCCGCGGAgctgctcctcctcgtcaatgGCAGGCGCTCGCTTCCTTGTCGATGAGTAGCCGGCGCGCATACTCCTCGG AGTTCCCGACCCCGACCAAGAAGACCGTCGAGGTCAACGGCCAGACCATCCCGACCGACACTTGGTTCAACGTGCCGAAGaccgtcctcgacgcggcgTCGCGCAAGCTTCATCTCCAAAAGGACCATCCCGTGTACATCACACGCCAGATCATCGAGTCGCAGTTCCCGGCGCCTACGTACAAGTACCACAATTCCTTCGACCCCGTTGTCTCGACGCACCAGAACTTTGACTCGCTGGGCTTCCCCGCTGACCACCCCGGCCGCGCAAAGTCCGACACCTACTACTTCAACAAGGACACGCTCCTGAGGACGCACACCAGCGCCCATCAGGCGCAGACGTTCAAGAAGAACTTGAGCGACGGCTACCTCATCAGCGCCGATGTGTACAGGCGCGATGCCATCGACAGGAGCCACTATCCCGTCTTCCACCAGATGGAGGGTGCCCGCATGTGGGATCGGACCAAGGTGCCCGGCGGTGACATCGCGGCCGCCGTGTGGGAGGACCTCAACAGTCTGCCGAAGCACAacgtcaaggtcgaggaccCCCATCCTGCCTTCGACGCGGAGCGGAATCCCCTGCAGGAGGGTCACCacacggccgccgaggccgaagccaTCGGCGCTCACCTGAAGCGGTCTCTCGAGAACATGGTTGTCGAGATCTTTACGagggccaaggccgccgccgcgaaggCGGATCCCAACTACAAGGACGAGCCCCTTAGAGTCCGCTGGGTGGAGGCCTACTTCCCCTTCACGAGCCCCTCGTGGGAGCTCGAGGTCTACTACGCCGGCGACTGGCTCGAAGTTTTGGGCTGTGGCGTGGTCAAGCAGGATATCTGTATCAACGCCGGCGTGCCGCAGCAGCTTGGCTGGGCCTTTggcatcggcctcgagcgCATCGCCATGCTCCTCTTCCAGATCCCCGACATCCGCTTGTTCTGGTCGCAGGACGAGAGGTTCCTGAGCCAGTTCAGGGGCGTGTCCGACCAGCTAGGCTCGATGAAGCGTTTCGTGCCCTTTTCCAAGCACCCGGCCTGCCCCAAGGACGTGTCATTCTGGCTCCGCAGCACGTCCGCGGCGGGAGGGAACACCAAGGCCAACACACAGGACTTCCACGAGAACGACTTTATGGAGCTTGTGCGCGACATCGCCGGCGAgagggccgaggacgtcCGGCTGGTGGACGAGTTCACGCACCCCAAGACGGGGAGGCGCAGCATGTGCTATCGCATCAACTACCGAAGTCTGGAGCGGACCCTGACCAACGAGGAGACCAACGAGTTACACAGCGAGGTGACTCAGAAATTGGTGGAAAAGCTAGGTGTGGAAATCCGGTAG
- a CDS encoding Putative mitochondrial carrier domain superfamily — MSGTVAHILRNHGVTGLYNGLSASLLRQMTYSTVRFGAYEEMKIRATRANNGKAPAFPVLVAMASAAGFVGGISGNAADVLNVRMQQDAALPAAERRNYSHALEGMLRMAREEGLMSWFRGVLPNSMRAAAMTASQLASYDTFKGMLIRHTPMGDNLTTHFTASFLAGVMAATVTSPIDVIKTRVMSASTQEGLAHTLAKIYKAEGFGWMFKGWVPSFLRLGPQTICTFVFLEMHRKVYRKVADIGGSGEEASIKG; from the exons ATGAgcggcaccgtcgcccaCATCCTCCGCAATCACGGCGTTACGGGCCTCTACAACGGTCTCTCGGCGTCGCTCCTCCGGCAGATGACCTACTCCACCGTCCGCTTCGGCGCCTacgaggagatgaagatcCGCGCGACCCGCGCCAACAACGGCAAGGCCCCGGCCttccccgtcctcgtcgccatggcctcggccgccggtTTCGTCGGCGGTATCTCgggcaacgccgccgacgtcctcAACGTGCGCATGCAGCAagacgccgccctccctgCCGCTGAGCGCCGCAACTACAGCCACGCACTCGAGGGCATGCTGCGCATGGCCCGCGAGGAGGGCCTCATGAGTTGGTTCCGCGGCGTCCTGCCCAACAGCatgcgcgccgccgccatgacgGCCTCCCAGCTCGCCTCGTACGACACCTTCAAGGGCATGCTCATCCGCCACACCCCCATGGGCGACAACCTCACCACCCACTTCACCGCttccttcctcgccggcgtcatggcTGCCACCGTCACGAGCCCCATCGACGTCATCAAGACCCGCGTCATGTCCGCGAGCACCCAGGAGGGGCTGGCGCACACCCTGGCCAAGATCTACAAGGCCGAGGGCTTTGGCTGGATGTTCAAGGGCTGGGTGCCCAGCTTCCTCCGCCTTGGACC CCAAACCATCTGTACATTTGTCTTTTTAGAAATGCACCGCAAGGTCTATAGAAAGGTCGCCGAtatcggcggcagcggcgaggaggcgtCCATCAAGGGGTAG